DNA sequence from the Cataglyphis hispanica isolate Lineage 1 chromosome 12, ULB_Chis1_1.0, whole genome shotgun sequence genome:
tgtagaaagagagagagagagagagtaaaaaataaataataaattagttacattaaaaatatatagcattgttagtttttcaaaaaaatttctaacattttaaataattattgaaatgttttatttaaaatattatataaaaactcttAGAAAAATGAGCATGTTATTTCTTCTCCAATAAGcacaacattattaatatatgtttaataaggttgcatataaataattaccatGTATAAAAAGACAGGAGCATTTTTGTTGGATCAACATctgtatctataaaattataaaatttatcgtattatGGTTACTGTTCTATTATATTCATCAccaatattttacacatttttcacattatttacAGAGTGTCTcaaatttaaatgtcaaaactttGGGAGCGTGTGGAAGATAAAgaaaactaacaataagaagaaAAGTTATTTAGAGATTTGCACGATTTTACTTCATTTTGGAacaaatcgcaaaaaaaagcaaacaaGAAAGttttgatcaaaaaatataaaacagcaccaaaattattagatttattaaaaaaatattataagctaAAAGttatgaataaatgaaaattttttcacaatttttatctcatgaTACTTTTCGACAAAACCTAATAATTTTAGTGTTgttttacattgttttttgatgaaaactattttatcttctttttccattttctctaAAACAAAGTGAAATCGAGAAAATCTTTAAAGGACTTTCTTTCTAGTTTATCGATTCCTCACACGCTTTCAACATTCACACGTTTTAAATTCGGGATGtcctgtataattttaaaattttgtttataataatataattatgtacaagttttttagttaataatccaaataatataatatcttcacATGCGTGTTACTTTTATTGGAATTATTCTTTTggaatttggaaaaaattaaacaaaaaaataatattgtttgcaTAATACCGATAAAGATCGCGTTCAACTAAGAGATATACGACTACACGTCaacagaattaataaaaatgtaaataaagaagattacgatatcatatatatcatcaatCTTCGTATTATTACTTCTCGCTGTTGCAACGTTAAAGATGCAAAATAGAAGACAGATGTACGTAGACGTGCTCATGTCGCAAAATTGTTTTACTTTGATTGATGAATGACtgtaaaaaaaggtaaaaataaaagtgtaaaaaatataacaacacTTATATAAACTTTCAAGAGCCACTCTCTTCACTGCTTCACTCACGCCTGATGACTGTATGATGATATATGTAAGAAAActgttctaatatatattggtGTCTTTCGAATGATTTCGGATCGTTAACCTGATTGGAATTTGGACTCCGCCCAAAGAATTTCacccattttttttcttttgcactTTTGCAATTCTTTCGATCGCGCAATTACTTTGATTGCATTTTCACAATTGCTTCGATCACATTTTTGCAATAACTTAGCCTCTATGCGTAAATTGCTACTTCTGCGTTTCGCGCGGTCAACGACCCGTGAAATTCTCTGTCTTCTTCGATTTCAAATTATGACGTAGAATgtgtctattaaaaataataattaataataataatataaataataatgatactataataatttgtatataatctttttgggCTATACCAATATTATCATATCGTATCGATTAATGACAGTTGACTTATTTCATAAGCGCGAGCACGAAAAACTTGtatctgaaacatttttcttaacgctaattgtatttttatatccctttccattatttttctatctttggTTCAGAATTTTAAAGCTCTTCTATGTCTCTTGTATAACACAGCGTGACCTGCTTACTAATCAATCCGCGTAAAGTAcaatgaaatgaataaaagagaatgtCTACgctgttatatatatctttggaaGCTTCTCTGTACAAAGTCTCAGAGTTCAAACATCTATGAGCATAATcggagaaatttatttgagttttaaatatttagattatatatattagtaaaaaattaatgatgttttattaaatatttatataaatataaatatataaatataagaactcaagatataataaatataagaactcttatataaatataagaactcAAGaagataatatctttaatgtgACGATATGTTTTATTGTTAGTAAATATCCTTACAATTACCTTAATTCCAATAttcaataatgatattaataatatttcagtaatcatatcaaataatattaaaatttaataatgctgaaaaaaataaaaaatatccattttGGAATTACAAAAAGCATTTTACAAATGTAAAGCAAAAGttcattcttttttgtataatgtatatatatatgaacttCTCAGTTAGCTatctgttaattatttatgaaactaTATTGTTTTCATCTCAAAGAGAAACGTTCTCTAATTGACTGCTAGACAATAAGTGCCGGTTCTGCAAGaagattgaatttaattattaaattgtggGAGTAAAAAaggagattgaaaaaaaattattcttacgcTTTCTTATCTATATGCGGTCCTAGATAAATGCTATCAGTGTTCTGGCAATACTCGTTGAAACGCAGATTCATAAAACAATTCGGGCATTTGGTGATCGGGTATCTCGTTTCATTTCTTACAGCATCGGAATACCATTCCATTGCTTTAAAGTGACCACACCCTAGTGCACAAAAATATACCATATGGAATCACATCCAAATTCCAACAATACATCCTACTTTATATCATACTATGTATATTTGCGTATTATAATAAGCGACAAATATGACCGCATTTTTAAATTCGTTTGTGCAATATTTgtgcgcaaatatttttataatagacaAACACAAAAAtcctacattatatttttcaaagcaatttttttggtattatcaagattgaaatttttaatgacaatattTAGTACTAACGCGGAGAAAAACTCTGAACAAAACTTGAGAATATAGTAAATTGAATTACATGGTATATCTGATGACGAACAACAGCCAGGCTGCGGTGCCACTCCAGCGTtggcataaatatttagagtACCTACTTCCTTAATAGTGCCGTACCCATTGCCATccgtgtaaaaaatatcggTCAAATTTGCGACATCGGGATTTATTTGACAATCATTGTACATGTCAGTATAAAAGATGACACCCGCGGGATCTAAACCTGCATTCATCAATACGtgtattatattgtgtaatacTCTAATTTGTATTATGTAGTTGTATGAGCaaattgatttctttaattacatatagtttcaaaaaaaaaataaataaatttatatatgcaaaatataggtatcgcaaaaatatgtatgcatatgtatgaatatatacattataatcaaatagaatttgtcgttgaaaaaaaaatacgttttatCATACACTAGATTATCACGCGCGCTTTGCGCACGCCatctatgttatttttattttatattaacattattgcatataatttttatacaattgtaaCATGCCTTCTTTAGGGAATGGAAAAAAGACAACAATATGTCAataacatgtcttttttagAGAAGGAATCTCGCAATTTATCATGATAAACAATCGAATCATttgtgaaagagaaaaattaattcttttaaattaataaaatattgtaatcagAAAAAGTTCgagtttttaaatgaaaaaaatataataagaaagaatagaataaaaaaggatatttaCAGATGAATGTaactaaagtttttttttgtaacatacCTGTTATATGTAACCAAGaaaaattagtatattttGCGATACAACCCGCAATGTGAGCACCCATGGAAAATCCAATGAGGTGCCATGTTTCTACATCGTATCCCTTACTCTTTAACGTATTGAAAGTATTTGCGGCGATTTTTCCGATTTTAGGTGTCAAAAAAGCAGTCGAGATATTAAAGTCGCCTTCAGGTTGAAATTGAGTCCAATCAAGCAATGCAAAAGTAGAGGTATTTTGCGAGCAAAATGCTACAGAATTGCAACATTATGTATcagtatgtaaataatttaatttatcagtatattaaaatttatgcatctataatatattgcttgcacatatttttttacatttctttttcttatattttttt
Encoded proteins:
- the LOC126853708 gene encoding lipase member H-B-like, whose translation is MICSTSAYIYLLFCIFNIATSVTSINTEIDDKDADIDPTKMLLSFYACNDTNLTSTDCLIQDLNCIEQAYNLTNEDKRETTVFIHGYHSINEPMLNVISAFCSQNTSTFALLDWTQFQPEGDFNISTAFLTPKIGKIAANTFNTLKSKGYDVETWHLIGFSMGAHIAGCIAKYTNFSWLHITGLDPAGVIFYTDMYNDCQINPDVANLTDIFYTDGNGYGTIKEVGTLNIYANAGVAPQPGCCSSSDIPWCGHFKAMEWYSDAVRNETRYPITKCPNCFMNLRFNEYCQNTDSIYLGPHIDKKATGTYCLAVN